One segment of Carassius auratus strain Wakin chromosome 2, ASM336829v1, whole genome shotgun sequence DNA contains the following:
- the LOC113116612 gene encoding myosin-6 isoform X2 produces the protein MAMFTFLHEPAVLFNLKERYAAWMIYTYSGLFCVTVNPYKWLPVYNQEVVVAYRGKKRSEAPPHIFSISDNAYQYMLTDRENQSILITGESGAGKTVNTKRVIQYFASIAAGGSAKKDGSEKKGTLEDQIIQANPALEAFGNAKTIRNDNSSRFGKFIRIHFAASGKLASADIETYLLEKSRVTFQLKAERDYHIFYQILSQRKPELLEMLLITNNPYDYAFISQGETTVASIDDGEELVATDEAFDVLGFTQEEKNGIYKLTGAIMHYGNLKFKQKQREEQAEADGTEDADKVAYLMGLNSADLIKGLCHPRVKVGNEWVTKGQNVQQVYYAVGALSKSVYEKMFLWMVVRINQSLDTKQPRQYFIGVLDIAGFEIFDFNTFEQLCINFTNEKLQQFFNHHMFVLEQEEYKKEGIEWEFIDFGMDLQACIDLIEKPMGIMSILEEECMFPKASDATFKAKLYDNHLGKSNNFQKPRAIKGKPESHFSLIHYAGTVDYNINNWLVKNKDPLNETVVGLFQKSTLKLLSMLFANYAGTESAQENSKGGKGGGSKKKGSSFQTVSALHRENLNKLMTNLRSTHPHFVRCIIPNETKTPGAMENPLVMHQLRCNGVLEGIRICRKGFPNRILYGDFKQRYRILNPAAIPEGQFIDSRKGAEKLLGSLDIDHNQYKFGHTKVFFKAGLLGQLEEMRDDRLSLIISGIQARSRGLLARVEFQKIVERRDALLVIQWNVRAFMGVKNWPWMKLFFKIKPLLKSAEAEKEMANMKDEFAKLKEAYAKSEARRKELEEKMVSLLQEKNDLQLQVQAEQDNLCDAEERCDQLIKNKIQLEAKAKELTERLEDEEEMNAELTAKKRKLEDECSELKKDIDDLELTLAKVEKEKHATENKVKNLTEEMAALDDIIAKLTKEKKALQEAHQQTLDDLQSEEDKVNTLTKAKAKLEQQVDDLEGSLEQEKKVRMDLERAKRKLEGDLKLTQESLMDLENDKQQLDERLKKKDFEISQLNGKIEDEQIISIQLQKKLKELQARIEELEEELEAERAARAKVEKQRADLARELEEISERLEEAGGATAAQIEMNKKREAEFQKLRRDLEEATLQHEATAATLRKKQADSVADLGEQIDNLQRVKQKLEKEKSELRLELDDVVSSMEHVVKMKVNLEKTCRSLEDQMIEYRTKYEEGQRCINDFTMQKSKLQSENGELARQLEEKESLVSQLTRSKMSYTQQTEDLKRQLEEETKAKNALAHAVQSARHDTDLLREQYEEEQEAKAELQRSMSKANSEVAQWRTKYETDAIQRTEELEEAKKKLAQRLQEAEEAVEAVNAKCSSLEKTKHRLQNEIEDLMADLERSNAAAAALDKKQRNFDKVLAEWKQKYEESQAELEGSQKEARCLSTELFKLKNSYEESLDHLETMKRENKNLQEEISDITEQLGEGGKSIHELEKMRKQLEQEKSEIQSALEEAEASLEHEEGKILRAQLEFNQTKADIERKLAEKDEEMEQSKRNLQRTIDTLQSSLESETRSRNEALRIKKKMEGDLNEMEIQLSQANRQAAEAQKQLKSVQAHLKDAQLQLDDSLRTNEDLKENTAIVERRNNLLQAELEELRAALEQTERGRKLAEQELLDISERVQLLHSQNTSLLNQKKKLETDISQLQSEVEEAVQECRNAEEKAKKAITDAAMMAEELKKEQDTSAHLERMKKNMEQTIKDLQHRLDEAEQIAMKGGKKQVQKLEARVRELENEVESEQKKSSEAVKGIRKYERRIKELTYQTEEDRKNLARLQDLVDKLQLKVKAYKRSAEEAEEQANTHISKLRKIQHELDEAEERADIAESQVNKLRAKSRDVGSKKGHDEE, from the exons ATGGCAATGTTCACCTTCCTTCATGAGCCAGCTGTGCTGTTCAACCTCAAAGAGCGCTATGCGGCATGGATGATCTAT ACTTACTCAGGGCTGTTCTGTGTCACTGTCAACCCTTACAAGTGGCTGCCGGTGTACAATCAGGAGGTGGTTGTAGCCTACAGAGGGAAGAAGAGGAGTGAAGCTCCTCCCCACATCTTTTCCATCTCTGATAACGCGTACCAGTACATGCTAACAG ACAGGGAAAACCAGTCAATTCTGATCAC TGGAGAATCTGGTGCAGGAAAGACTGTAAACACAAAGAGAGTCATTCAATATTTTGCAAGCATTGCAGCTGGAGGCTCAGCAAAGAAAGATGGGTCAGAAAAAAAG GGAACCCTGGAGGATCAAATCATCCAGGCTAATCCTGCTTTGGAAGCTTTTGGTAACGCAAAGACCATCAGAAATGACAACTCCTCAAGATTT GGAAAATTCATCCGTATTCATTTTGCTGCCAGTGGCAAGCTGGCCTCGGCTGACATTGAGACAT ATCTTCTGGAGAAGTCAAGAGTGACGTTTCAGCTTAAAGCTGAAAGGGACTATCACATTTTCTACCAAATCCTCTCTCAGCGGAAACCTGAGCTGCTGG AGATGCTGCTCATCACCAACAACCCCTATGATTACGCTTTCATCTCTCAAGGAGAAACAACTGTAGCCTCTATTGACGATGGTGAAGAACTAGTTGCGACTGAT GAAGCGTTTGATGTACTAGGCTTTACTCAGGAGGAGAAAAATGGCATCTATAAACTGACTGGAGCCATAATGCACTATGGCAATTTGAAGTTCAAACAAAAGCAGAGGGAGGAGCAAGCAGAAGCTGATGGGACTGAAG ATGCAGACAAAGTTGCGTATCTGATGGGCCTCAACTCTGCTGACCTTATCAAAGGTTTATGCCATCCAAGAGTGAAAGTAGGAAATGAGTGGGTCACCAAAGGGCAAAATGTCCAGCAG GTGTACTACGCTGTTGGTGCACTGTCCAAGTCAGTGTATGAAAAAATGTTCCTTTGGATGGTTGTAAGAATCAATCAGTCTCTGGACACCAAACAACCTCGCCAATACTTCATTGGAGTACTGGACATTGCTGGTTTTGAGATCTTTGAT TTCAACACCTTTGAGCAACTCTGCATTAACTTTACAAATGAGAAACTGCAACAGTTTTTCAACCACCACATGTTTGTGCTGGAACAAGAGGAGTACAAGAAAGAAGGGATTGAATGGGAATTCATTGATTTTGGCATGGACTTACAGGCCTGCATTGATCTCATTGAGAAA CCTATGGGCATCATGTCCATCCTTGAAGAGGAGTGCATGTTTCCCAAAGCCAGTGATGCAACCTTTAAAGCAAAGCTTTATGACAACCACCTTGGGAAATCCAACAACTTTCAGAAACCAAGAGCAATCAAAGGGAAGCCAGAGTCTCATTTTTCTCTGATTCACTATGCTGGTACTGTTGACTATAATATCAACAACTGGCTGGTGAAGAATAAGGACCCACTGAATGAGACTGTTGTTGGACTATTTCAAAAGTCAACACTCAAGCTCCTGTCAATGCTCTTTGCTAATTATGCTGGGACAGAGTCTG CTCAAGAGAATAGTAAGGGAGGCAAAGGAGGTGGAAGTAAGAAGAAAGGCTCCTCCTTCCAAACTGTTTCTGCGCTTCACAGG GAAAACTTGAATAAGTTAATGACAAACCTAAGAtcaactcaccctcattttgtgcGCTGCATCATACCTAATGAGACAAAGACTCCTGGTGCGATGGAGAACCCTTTGGTCATGCACCAGCTACGCTGTAACGGTGTACTGGAGGGCATCAGGATTTGCAGGAAGGGCTTCCCCAATAGAATTCTCTATGGAGATTTCAAAcagag GTACCGTATCCTAAATCCTGCAGCCATACCTGAAGGTCAGTTCATAGATAGCAGGAAAGGAGCTGAGAAACTCTTGGGTTCACTGGATATTGATCATAATCAATATAAGTTTGGACACACAAAG GTGTTCTTCAAGGCTGGTTTACTGGGTCAGTTGGAAGAAATGAGAGATGACAGACTATCTCTGATCATTAGTGGTATTCAAGCTAGATCCAGAGGACTCCTTGCAAGGGTTGAGTTCCAGAAGATAGTTGAAAGAAG GGATGCCCTACTGGTTATCCAGTGGAATGTCCGTGCCTTCATGGGGGTGAAGAATTGGCCCTGGATGAAGCTATTCTTCAAGATCAAACCTCTACTCAAGTCAGCAGAAGCAGAAAAAGAGATGGCAAATATGAAAGATGAGTTTGCCAAGCTCAAAGAGGCTTATGCTAAATCTGAAGCACGAAGGAAAGAACTAGAAGAAAAAATGGTATCTCTTCTCCAAGAGAAGAATGACCTACAGCTTCAAGTCCAAGCG GAGCAAGACAATCTCTGTGACGCAGAAGAGCGATGTGACCAGCTCATCAAAAACAAAATCCAGCTTGAGGCAAAAGCCAAAGAGCTCACAGAGCGActtgaggatgaggaggagatgAACGCAGAGCTGACAGCTAAGAAGAGGAAGCTGGAGGATGAGTGCTCTGAGCTGAAGAAAGACATTGATGATCTGGAGCTGACTCTAGCTAAAGTGGAGAAAGAGAAGCATGCTACTGAGAACAAG GTGAAGAACCTGACAGAGGAAATGGCAGCTTTGGATGACATTATTGCAAAGCTAACCAAGGAGAAGAAGGCCTTGCAGGAAGCTCACCAGCAGACACTGGATGACCTGCAAAGTGAGGAGGACAAAGTCAACACCCTCACCAAGGCAAAAGCAAAGCTGGAGCAGCAAGTGGATGAT TTGGAAGGATCTCTTGAGCAAGAAAAAAAGGTCCGTATGGATCTGGAAAGAGCCAAGAGGAAACTAGAAGGAGATTTGAAGTTAACCCAGGAAAGCTTGATGGACCTAGAAAATGACAAACAGCAGTTAGATGAGCGACTTAAAAA GAAAGACTTTGAGATCAGTCAGCTCAATGGCAAAATTGAGGATGAACAAATTATTAGTATTCAACTACAGAAAAAACTGAAGGAACTTCAG GCACGTATTGAGGAGCTGGAAGAAGAGCTTGAGGCCGAAAGAGCTGCCAGAGCCAAGGTGGAGAAACAGAGAGCAGATTTAGCCAGAGAGCTGGAGGAGATCAGTGAGAGACTGGAGGAGGCTGGAGGAGCTACAGCAGCTCAGATTGAGATGAATAAGAAACGAGAGGCAGAGTTTCAGAAGCTTCGCAGAGACCTTGAAGAGGCCACTCTGCAGCACGAGGCCACTGCTGCCACACTGAGGAAGAAACAAGCCGACAGTGTGGCAGATTTGGGagagcaaatagacaatctgcagAGAGTCAAACAAAAACTGGAAAAGGAGAAAAGTGAACTCAGACTTGAGCTGGATGATGTGGTCTCCAGCATGGAGCATGTTGTTAAGATGAAG GTAAATCTTGAGAAGACCTGCAGGTCTTTGGAAGATCAAATGATTGAATACAGAACAAAATATGAAGAGGGCCAGCGTTGCATCAATGACTTCACAATGCAAAAATCTAAACTACAATCTGAAAATG GTGAACTTGCAAGACAGCTGGAGGAGAAGGAATCTCTCGTCTCCCAGCTAACTAGAAGCAAGATGTCTTATACTCAGCAAACTGAAGATCTTAAAAGGCAACTGGAAGAAGAAACTAAG GCGAAGAATGCCCTAGCTCATGCTGTACAGTCAGCCCGTCACGACACAGATCTGCTCAGAGAGCAGTatgaggaggagcaggaggccaAAGCAGAGCTACAGCGAAGCATGTCCAAAGCTAATTCTGAGGTGGCTCAGTGGAGAACAAAGTATGAAACTGATGCCATCCAGAGGACTGAGGAGCTGGAGGAAGCCAA GAAGAAACTGGCTCAACGTTTGCAGGAGGCTGAAGAAGCTGTTGAAGCAGTAAATGCGAAATGTTCATCTCTTGAAAAGACCAAACACAGACTCCAAAATGAGATTGAAGATCTTATGGCGGACCTGGAGAGGTCTAATGCAGCTGCAGCAGCCTTGGACAAGAAGCAAAGAAACTTTGATAAG GTCCTGGCTGAGTggaagcagaagtatgaagagTCACAGGCTGAGCTAGAGGGCTCTCAGAAGGAAGCCAGATGTCTGAGTACGGAACTTTTTAAGCTGAAGAACTCCTATGAAGAATCTTTGGATCACCTGGAGACCatgaagagagaaaataaaaatctccAAG AGGAGATTTCTGATATCACTGAGCAACTTGGTGAGGGAGGAAAGAGCATCCATGAACTGGAGAAAATGAGAAAACAGCTGGAGCAAGAAAAAAGTGAGATTCAGTCTGCTCTGGAAGAGGCAGAA GCCTCATTGGAGCACGAGGAGGGCAAGATTCTGCGAGCTCAGCTAGAATTCAACCAGACAAAGGCTGATATTGAGCGCAAACTAGCTGAGAAGGACGAAGAGATGGAGCAGAGCAAACGCAATTTGCAAAGGACCATCGATACTCTGCAAAGTTCTTTGGAGTCAGAAACACGAAGCAGGAATGAGGCCCTCAGAATAAAGAAGAAGATGGAAGGGGATCTAAACGAGATGGAGATCCAGCTTAGTCAGGCAAACAGACAAGCAGCGGAGGCTCAAAAACAACTCAAGAGTGTCCAAGCACATCTGAAA GATGCTCAGCTTCAGCTGGATGACTCTTTGAGAACAAATGAAGATCTCAAGGAGAACACCGCCATTGTAGAGAGACGCAACAATCTTCTGCAGGCTGAACTAGAGGAGCTGAGGGCAGCTCTTGAGCAAACTGAGAGAGGCCGCAAGCTTGCAGAGCAAGAGCTGCTGGATATCAGTGAAAGAGTGCAGCTACTGCACTCCCAG AATACAAGCCTCTTGAATCAGAAGAAGAAGCTGGAGACTGACATATCCCAGCTTCAGAGTGAGGTGGAAGAGGCAGTGCAAGAATGCAGGAATGCTGAAGAAAAAGCCAAGAAGGCCATCACTGATGCTGCCATGATGGCTGAGGAGCTGAAGAAGGAGCAGGACACAAGCGCTCACTTGGAGCGTATGAAGAAGAACATGGAGCAGACCATTAAGGACCTGCAGCACCGCCTGGATGAAGCAGAACAAATTGCTATGAAGGGAGGCAAGAAACAAGTCCAGAAACTGGAGGCTAGG GTGAGGGAGCTGGAGAATGAAGTAGAATCAGAGCAGAAAAAGAGCAGTGAGGCGGTGAAAGGAATTCGCAAATATGAGAGGCGTATTAAAGAACTGACCTACCag ACTGAGGAAGATCGCAAGAATCTGGCTCGTCTGCAAGATCTAGTTGATAAGCTTCAGCTAAAAGTCAAGGCTTACAAGAGGTCTGCAGAGGAAGCT GAGGAACAAGCCAACACACATATTAGCAAGTTACGGAAAATCCAGCATGAACTTGATGAAGCAGAAGAAAGGGCTGACATTGCAGAGTCACAAGTCAACAAACTGCGTGCCAAAAGTCGTGATGTTGGTTCTAAG AAGGGACATGATGAAGAGTAA